The DNA region GCACGGCACCGGCGTCGGCATCCACGTGGTGTGCCCGGGCTACGTGCACACCGAATTCCACGAGCGCGCCGGTATCGACATGGGCACCCTGCCGTCGTTCCTGTGGATGGAGGTCGACGACGTGGTCGCGGCCAGCCTGGCCGACGTCGCCCGCGGCGAGGTGGTCAGCATCCCGGGTCTGCAGTACAAGGCATTGGCGGGATTCAGCCGCCTGATTCCGCGCGGGCTGTCGCGGACGCTGACCAACACTTTCGGGAGGGGCCGTGGCCGCACTTAACAACGACGACCGCAACGAACTGGCCGCGCTGGTGCGCGAACTGTCGGTGGTGCACGGCCGGGTCACGCTGTCGTCGGGAGCCGAAGCCGACTACTACGTCGACCTGCGTCGCTCCACCCTGCATCACCGTGCCGCCGCGCTGATCGGCCGGCTGGTCCGCGAACTGACCGACGACTGGGACTACGCCGCGGTCGGCGGATTGACCCTGGGCGCGGACCCGGTGGCGACCGCCGTCATGCACGCCCCGGGCCGCCCGATCGACGCGTTCGTGGTGCGTAAATCGGTGAAAACCCATGGCATGCAACGCCTGATCGAAGGCTTCGACGTTGCGGGCCAACAGGTTCTGGTGGTCGAGGACACCAGCACCACCGGTGGCTCGGCCCTGACCGCGGTGCGCGCGGTACGTGAGGCCGGCGGGCACGTCGTCGGGGTGGTCACCGTCGTCGACCGCGCCACCGGCGCCGCCGAAGCCATCGAAGCCGAAGGCGTGCCGTATCGCAGCGTGCTCGGATTGGCCGAGCTGGGCCTGGGCTGAGCCGAGTAGTGCGGAGACTGATCGCAGTACTCGCGGCGCTGATATTGGCCTGTGTCGCGGGCTGCTCGGGTTCTTCTCGACCCACCGGCCCGTACGGTGCCCAGAGCGCCCCGATGGATTCGGCGCAGTCCGTACTGGGCTGGGAGATCACGCTGTCCAACCTGCGCTGGGAAGTCGACCACATCCTGATCGACGTCCAGGCCCAGGTTTCCGACCCCGCCGATGGCGTGGCCCCGCACGCCGCCGCCGGTGATCTGCGATTCGGGGTCTACGGCACCCCCGCACGACCGGTGGAGGCCACCGGCCTGGGCAGCTGTA from Mycolicibacter sp. MU0083 includes:
- the pyrE gene encoding orotate phosphoribosyltransferase; amino-acid sequence: MAALNNDDRNELAALVRELSVVHGRVTLSSGAEADYYVDLRRSTLHHRAAALIGRLVRELTDDWDYAAVGGLTLGADPVATAVMHAPGRPIDAFVVRKSVKTHGMQRLIEGFDVAGQQVLVVEDTSTTGGSALTAVRAVREAGGHVVGVVTVVDRATGAAEAIEAEGVPYRSVLGLAELGLG